In Lujinxingia sediminis, a single genomic region encodes these proteins:
- a CDS encoding dipeptidase, translating into MGILDLHVDSIIQQRLFGYDLRKKHRRGIGGQPLFWHADIPRMLEADYSGACLGIHYWPVEREGGWRELKKQVAYLDALCAEDDRVERVWGAAEWAASKTRSGRLGLGPGVEGAHMLNAKIERVRELAEMGVGYLTLTHFSANSAATPSMGRGANERDGLTAFGRRLVEELNRFGVVVDLAHVNNPCVLDACEVSQAPVMCTHTGAKGVFEHPRNISDRAIDAIAKTGGVMGVIFAPRYLSGRWRATSEVALDHLDYFVQRVGVEHVALGSDYDGWLPTILADHHDCRDIQTMIEGMRRRGYDDDAIEKISEGNARRVFAEVARRASEEPGHAGATA; encoded by the coding sequence TTGGGGATTCTTGATCTGCATGTCGACTCGATTATTCAGCAGCGCCTTTTCGGCTACGACCTTCGCAAGAAGCATCGTCGGGGGATCGGCGGGCAGCCTCTCTTCTGGCATGCAGATATCCCGCGGATGCTCGAAGCCGATTACAGCGGGGCGTGTCTGGGGATCCACTACTGGCCGGTAGAGCGGGAGGGGGGCTGGCGGGAGCTCAAGAAGCAAGTGGCCTACCTCGATGCGCTCTGTGCCGAAGATGATCGGGTGGAGCGGGTGTGGGGCGCGGCAGAATGGGCGGCTTCGAAGACGCGCTCGGGGCGCCTGGGGCTTGGACCGGGCGTGGAGGGGGCTCATATGCTCAACGCGAAGATCGAGCGTGTGCGAGAGCTCGCGGAGATGGGCGTGGGATATCTGACCCTGACCCATTTCTCAGCCAACTCGGCGGCGACGCCTTCGATGGGACGCGGAGCCAATGAGCGAGATGGGCTCACCGCGTTTGGGCGAAGGCTTGTGGAGGAACTCAACCGCTTTGGAGTCGTCGTCGATCTGGCCCACGTGAATAACCCCTGTGTGCTCGATGCCTGTGAGGTGAGTCAGGCGCCGGTGATGTGCACGCATACCGGGGCGAAGGGGGTGTTTGAGCACCCACGCAACATCAGCGACAGGGCCATTGATGCCATCGCGAAGACGGGTGGGGTGATGGGGGTGATCTTTGCTCCTCGCTATTTGAGCGGGCGCTGGAGGGCCACCAGTGAGGTGGCCCTTGATCATCTCGACTATTTTGTGCAGCGGGTGGGGGTGGAGCATGTGGCGCTGGGCTCGGATTACGACGGGTGGTTGCCCACGATCCTGGCCGATCATCATGATTGCCGTGATATTCAGACGATGATCGAGGGCATGCGCCGCCGCGGCTATGACGACGACGCGATTGAGAAGATCAGCGAGGGCAACGCACGCCGCGTCTTTGCCGAGGTGGCTCGTCGGGCCAGTGAGGAGCCCGGACACGCGGGGGCTACGGCCTGA
- the msrB gene encoding peptide-methionine (R)-S-oxide reductase MsrB produces the protein MSDEREPKPQFEVERSEEEWREILGEEAYRVTRQCGTEPPFSGKYYNHKGDGVYTCVACGASLFDSSTKYDSGSGWPSFYDAIDAQRVMTRQDRSHGMVRTEILCASCGAHLGHVFPDGPAPTGMRFCVNSAALNFEPREEG, from the coding sequence ATGAGTGACGAACGTGAACCAAAACCGCAGTTTGAGGTTGAGCGCAGCGAAGAGGAGTGGCGTGAGATTCTGGGGGAGGAGGCCTACCGGGTGACCCGCCAGTGCGGCACCGAACCGCCCTTTAGCGGGAAGTACTACAATCACAAGGGCGACGGCGTGTATACGTGCGTGGCCTGTGGCGCGTCGCTCTTTGATTCAAGTACCAAATATGACTCGGGCAGCGGTTGGCCGAGTTTTTATGATGCGATCGATGCGCAACGCGTGATGACACGCCAGGATCGCTCCCACGGGATGGTACGGACCGAGATCTTATGCGCGAGTTGCGGGGCGCATCTGGGGCACGTTTTTCCCGACGGCCCGGCACCGACGGGCATGCGTTTTTGTGTGAACTCGGCGGCGCTCAACTTTGAGCCGCGGGAGGAGGGCTGA
- a CDS encoding CYTH domain-containing protein, with protein sequence MARSRAVAVGRKQRWLAFGEVAHRARQGKQGERVMGIEIERKFLVCDASWRTHIKQSQPMAQGYLAASPGTTVRVRVAGAEAFLTLKGPVKELARAEFEYAIPVEEAREMLALFCEGHRLEKVRHEVEVGEHLWEIDEFTGENQGLIVAEVELASADEAFVRPRWLGAEVSGMPRYYNSQLVVRPFACWSEAEQRGEVSCRE encoded by the coding sequence GTGGCGCGCAGCAGGGCCGTAGCAGTCGGCCGAAAACAGCGCTGGCTTGCGTTCGGAGAAGTTGCTCACCGGGCGCGTCAGGGCAAGCAGGGCGAGCGCGTGATGGGCATCGAGATCGAGCGAAAATTTCTTGTATGCGATGCGAGCTGGCGGACGCATATTAAGCAGAGTCAGCCGATGGCGCAGGGCTATCTGGCAGCTTCACCGGGAACGACGGTGCGGGTGCGGGTGGCAGGCGCGGAGGCGTTTTTGACGCTGAAGGGCCCGGTCAAGGAGCTTGCTCGGGCCGAGTTTGAGTATGCGATCCCGGTCGAAGAGGCCCGGGAGATGCTCGCGCTTTTCTGTGAGGGGCATCGGCTGGAGAAGGTCCGCCATGAGGTCGAGGTCGGCGAACATCTCTGGGAAATCGATGAGTTCACAGGAGAGAACCAGGGGCTGATCGTGGCCGAAGTTGAGCTGGCGAGCGCCGATGAGGCCTTTGTGCGGCCGCGGTGGTTGGGCGCGGAGGTCTCGGGGATGCCCCGATATTATAACTCCCAGTTGGTCGTGCGCCCCTTCGCTTGCTGGAGTGAGGCCGAGCAGCGCGGTGAGGTTTCGTGTAGAGAATGA
- a CDS encoding peptidylprolyl isomerase has product MKRTLPGLLALLIAFNLALGCDSPPEPRVDSTPAESEAATAEEATEEATEEATEQADEAAQANREDAVADNAEQAGTSGTLAANNAAILHPEAANEEAPETFKINFGTTEGNFIVEVNREWAPRGADRLYNLVKIGYYDNIAFFRVINGFMAQFGIHGDPRVNQIWRDARISDDAVKQSNERGYVSFATAGPNTRTTQLFINFGNNAQLDGMGFAPVGRVIEGMDVVDSLYKGYGEGAPRGRGPDQGRLQAQGNAYLKADFPELDYTTEVRIVE; this is encoded by the coding sequence ATGAAACGCACACTTCCCGGCCTCCTCGCCCTTTTGATCGCTTTCAACCTGGCCCTGGGCTGCGACAGCCCCCCCGAGCCCCGCGTCGACTCCACTCCGGCTGAGTCCGAAGCCGCCACCGCAGAAGAAGCCACCGAAGAGGCCACCGAAGAGGCCACCGAGCAGGCCGATGAGGCCGCCCAGGCCAATCGCGAAGACGCCGTAGCTGACAACGCCGAGCAGGCCGGCACCAGCGGCACACTCGCTGCAAACAACGCCGCCATCCTGCACCCGGAAGCCGCCAACGAAGAGGCTCCCGAAACCTTCAAGATCAACTTCGGCACCACCGAAGGTAACTTCATCGTGGAGGTTAACCGCGAGTGGGCCCCTCGCGGCGCGGACCGCCTCTACAACCTGGTCAAGATCGGCTACTACGACAACATCGCCTTCTTCCGTGTCATCAACGGCTTCATGGCCCAGTTCGGCATTCACGGCGATCCCCGCGTCAACCAGATCTGGCGCGACGCCCGCATCAGCGACGACGCGGTCAAGCAGTCCAACGAGCGCGGCTACGTCAGCTTCGCCACCGCCGGCCCCAACACCCGCACCACCCAGCTCTTCATCAACTTCGGCAACAACGCCCAGCTCGACGGCATGGGATTTGCCCCGGTCGGCCGCGTTATCGAAGGCATGGACGTCGTCGACAGCCTCTACAAAGGCTACGGTGAAGGAGCCCCCCGCGGCCGTGGCCCCGACCAGGGCCGCCTCCAGGCCCAGGGCAACGCCTACCTCAAGGCTGACTTCCCCGAACTCGACTACACCACCGAAGTTCGCATCGTCGAATAA
- a CDS encoding OAM dimerization domain-containing protein → MAVVGRVGATPPDLTRVRPYGDTLDDGQVQTSFTLPVPCGEEAREAARMVARKMGLEDPQVYHMQDLGEGYTYFLVYGRFTEAIDFTQIQVAKVESERMDFYAINAYIEEQIGRKITVLGACTGTDAHSVGIDAIMNMKGYNGEYGLERYPMINAYNLGMQVRNEDLIAHAVEKQADALLVSQVVTQKDVHIKNLAELIDMLEAEGLRQKMVVVCGGPRISHELALELGYDAGFGAGTTAPDVASYFVQEMVTRGLA, encoded by the coding sequence ATGGCAGTAGTAGGACGAGTAGGGGCGACACCGCCCGATCTAACGCGGGTGAGGCCCTACGGCGACACGCTGGATGATGGCCAGGTGCAGACGAGCTTCACGCTGCCGGTGCCCTGCGGGGAGGAGGCGCGGGAGGCCGCCCGGATGGTCGCGCGGAAGATGGGGCTTGAAGATCCGCAGGTCTATCACATGCAGGATCTGGGAGAGGGGTATACCTATTTTCTGGTGTACGGGCGTTTCACCGAGGCGATCGACTTTACGCAGATTCAGGTGGCGAAGGTCGAGAGCGAGCGCATGGATTTCTATGCGATCAACGCCTACATCGAAGAGCAGATCGGGCGGAAAATCACTGTGCTCGGGGCCTGCACCGGCACCGATGCCCACTCGGTGGGCATCGACGCGATCATGAATATGAAAGGCTACAACGGGGAGTATGGTCTGGAGCGCTACCCGATGATCAACGCCTACAACCTGGGTATGCAGGTGCGGAACGAAGATCTGATCGCGCATGCGGTAGAGAAGCAGGCCGACGCACTCCTGGTCAGTCAGGTCGTCACCCAGAAGGATGTGCACATCAAGAACCTCGCCGAGCTCATCGATATGCTGGAGGCCGAGGGACTGCGCCAGAAGATGGTGGTGGTGTGCGGCGGGCCACGTATCTCTCACGAGCTCGCGTTGGAGCTGGGGTATGATGCCGGCTTCGGGGCAGGGACGACGGCGCCGGATGTCGCGAGTTATTTTGTGCAGGAGATGGTGACGCGCGGACTTGCGTAG
- a CDS encoding GAF domain-containing protein: MEAPLPRGQSRAERRARYREVAERLHALLEGESDEVAMLATVVCELHHAFEDFDWTGFYRVTSPGMLKVGPYQGGHGCLTIPFERGVCGRAARTAEVQRVDDVRADEAHIACSATTRSEIVVPVCLADGQVVAVLDVDSDRPAAFDEVDASELGGICAMLGVRLSGSCVVRAPGMGLGGERRAGASGALE; encoded by the coding sequence ATGGAGGCGCCGCTGCCGCGGGGGCAGTCGCGGGCTGAGAGGCGAGCGAGGTACCGGGAGGTCGCTGAGCGTTTGCATGCGCTTTTGGAGGGAGAGAGCGATGAGGTGGCGATGTTGGCTACGGTGGTCTGCGAGTTGCATCACGCCTTTGAGGACTTTGATTGGACCGGGTTCTACCGCGTGACCTCGCCGGGGATGCTTAAGGTGGGGCCTTATCAGGGGGGGCACGGGTGTCTGACGATTCCCTTTGAGCGCGGGGTTTGCGGACGTGCCGCGCGCACTGCTGAGGTTCAGCGGGTCGACGATGTGCGGGCCGATGAGGCGCATATTGCGTGCTCGGCCACGACGCGCTCGGAGATCGTGGTGCCGGTTTGCCTGGCCGATGGCCAGGTGGTGGCGGTGCTTGATGTGGACTCGGATCGACCGGCGGCCTTCGATGAGGTGGATGCGTCGGAACTCGGCGGGATCTGCGCGATGCTCGGCGTGCGTCTGAGTGGCTCATGTGTGGTGCGAGCTCCGGGGATGGGACTGGGGGGAGAGCGTCGCGCCGGAGCATCAGGTGCGTTAGAGTAG
- a CDS encoding tetratricopeptide repeat protein has protein sequence MQAKSKGNRSKTLPIVVVLIVALGAWVFFTGKDTALPEEESPSVAHHSSVDSPSGESPASPAPAYATLDDPRAALCEDGDAQACHSLANDLAFDTERAKELPLAIELFTRACQLERGEACHDLGLIHSQGVSVPQDPDQARHFFERACELGQEQGCADARNVGTGTSLADYAPQWEESCEQGDPKACMDLAVALLLNEEGSDPARAEELLNRACQLDDAEGCLRLAELHETLGRPVAEVQARIQDACAADYGPACTTLADRLKDAAAEPARVDALYARACEIGDVNGCSEHALRLAQSGELSAARTLWKEGCERWHGYSCFHHARSFLEAASGQETSPQMIFGFERACALNVPVACYNLAIYFNTRQPDPDFTRGRELLSRGCELGHLQACTFAAQMRSAGQGGPVDSAGARNALERACELGDARACTRAQP, from the coding sequence ATGCAAGCAAAGAGCAAAGGCAATCGCAGCAAAACGCTTCCAATCGTGGTCGTGTTGATTGTGGCGCTGGGCGCCTGGGTCTTTTTCACCGGGAAAGACACCGCCCTCCCCGAAGAAGAATCACCGAGCGTTGCCCACCACAGCTCCGTGGATAGCCCCTCCGGCGAGTCCCCCGCCTCCCCGGCCCCCGCTTACGCAACGCTCGACGATCCGCGCGCCGCACTCTGCGAAGATGGCGACGCCCAGGCCTGCCACAGCCTCGCCAATGACCTGGCGTTTGACACCGAGCGCGCCAAGGAGCTTCCCCTCGCCATCGAACTCTTTACTCGCGCCTGCCAGCTCGAGCGCGGCGAGGCCTGCCACGATCTCGGCCTGATCCACAGCCAGGGCGTGAGCGTGCCGCAAGACCCCGACCAGGCCCGACACTTCTTTGAGCGTGCCTGCGAGCTCGGCCAGGAGCAGGGCTGCGCCGACGCCCGAAACGTCGGCACCGGCACCTCGCTTGCCGACTACGCCCCGCAGTGGGAGGAGAGCTGCGAGCAGGGTGACCCGAAGGCCTGCATGGACCTGGCCGTCGCCCTCCTCCTCAATGAGGAAGGCTCCGATCCCGCTCGCGCCGAAGAACTTCTCAACCGTGCCTGCCAACTCGACGACGCCGAGGGATGCCTGCGCCTGGCCGAACTTCATGAGACGCTCGGGCGCCCCGTCGCCGAGGTTCAGGCCCGCATCCAGGACGCCTGCGCCGCAGACTATGGCCCGGCCTGCACCACGCTCGCCGACCGCCTCAAAGACGCCGCGGCCGAGCCGGCCAGAGTCGACGCCCTCTACGCCCGCGCCTGCGAGATCGGTGACGTCAACGGTTGCTCCGAACACGCCTTGCGCCTGGCCCAGAGCGGTGAACTGAGCGCCGCCCGCACCCTCTGGAAAGAAGGCTGCGAGCGCTGGCATGGCTACAGCTGCTTCCACCACGCCCGCTCCTTTCTGGAGGCAGCCTCCGGCCAGGAGACCTCTCCCCAGATGATCTTCGGCTTTGAGCGCGCCTGTGCCCTCAACGTCCCGGTGGCGTGCTACAACCTGGCGATCTACTTCAACACCCGGCAACCCGACCCGGACTTTACCCGCGGCAGAGAGCTCTTAAGCCGCGGCTGTGAGCTTGGCCACCTCCAGGCCTGCACCTTCGCCGCCCAGATGCGCTCGGCTGGCCAGGGCGGCCCCGTCGACTCCGCCGGCGCCCGCAACGCACTGGAGCGCGCCTGCGAGCTCGGCGACGCCCGCGCCTGCACACGTGCGCAACCTTGA
- a CDS encoding alpha/beta fold hydrolase translates to MSGLPLKWAIAGDGTSLAYRDSGGDGVPVVFTNGYATSTYYWDALVAALGSEVRAITWDLRGHGRSQPAREPQSLTVAGCADDLRRVMDAAGVERAVQVAFSFGCQIVLEAWRLMPERVMGLVPILGPFERPFDTLISPKVGPQLFEVFRRVRPRWAGAMLKAGAWSGRMPGVHGLAQLTGVVGRGVGARAMRPFYETLGGIDAASWHALGVAAQAHSARDLLDTIDVPTLVIAGGRDVFSPGELGREMAMLIPGARLMWLEEATHTGLLGHPEPIAASMRTYVKGLATPAAPAA, encoded by the coding sequence ATGTCGGGACTACCCCTGAAGTGGGCCATTGCCGGTGACGGGACGTCGCTTGCCTATCGTGACAGCGGCGGCGACGGGGTGCCGGTGGTTTTCACCAACGGCTACGCCACCTCCACCTACTACTGGGATGCGCTTGTGGCGGCGTTGGGCTCGGAGGTGCGGGCGATCACCTGGGATCTGCGCGGGCACGGACGCTCGCAGCCGGCGCGTGAGCCGCAGAGCTTGACGGTAGCCGGGTGTGCCGACGATCTGCGCCGGGTGATGGACGCCGCCGGTGTGGAGCGCGCGGTGCAGGTGGCGTTTTCATTCGGGTGTCAGATCGTGCTGGAGGCCTGGCGTCTGATGCCCGAGCGGGTAATGGGCCTTGTGCCGATCCTCGGGCCTTTTGAGCGGCCCTTCGACACGTTGATCAGTCCGAAGGTGGGACCGCAGCTCTTCGAGGTGTTTCGGCGCGTGCGACCCAGGTGGGCCGGAGCGATGCTTAAAGCCGGCGCGTGGAGCGGGCGTATGCCCGGGGTGCATGGTCTCGCGCAGCTTACGGGCGTGGTGGGGCGAGGCGTTGGCGCCAGAGCGATGCGGCCCTTTTATGAGACGTTGGGAGGGATTGATGCTGCAAGCTGGCATGCGCTCGGAGTCGCGGCCCAGGCTCACTCGGCGCGTGATCTTCTCGATACGATCGATGTGCCCACCCTGGTCATCGCCGGGGGGCGCGACGTCTTCTCACCGGGGGAGCTCGGGCGTGAGATGGCGATGCTGATTCCCGGGGCGCGGTTGATGTGGCTGGAAGAGGCGACCCACACAGGTTTGCTGGGCCACCCCGAGCCTATCGCCGCGTCGATGCGCACGTATGTGAAGGGGCTTGCCACGCCCGCCGCTCCGGCTGCATAG
- a CDS encoding pentapeptide repeat-containing protein has product MSDNLASLIRSANPQAFHSALRSRQERDASSPISIEGQTFRELTLTGFDFSELDLTNCAFENCTLSEVRFKDAILDGAFFEGVTLLHCHFEGGSYEGWALDASTLSRCSFDQVVIGDNEWTDCRLNECELDGLAAQDWMMERVTFKGGRWQNVSIDGGGWSHVTLRELILDTTTISDVDAKNCYHVETVLRSTELPDGFLEKSGRRKAL; this is encoded by the coding sequence ATGTCCGATAACCTGGCGTCTCTGATCCGAAGCGCAAACCCCCAGGCTTTCCACAGCGCACTGCGCTCTCGCCAGGAGCGCGACGCGTCGTCTCCCATCTCCATCGAAGGCCAGACCTTCCGTGAGCTCACCCTCACCGGCTTCGACTTCTCCGAGCTCGACCTGACCAACTGCGCCTTCGAAAACTGCACGCTCAGTGAAGTGCGTTTTAAAGATGCTATCCTCGACGGCGCCTTCTTTGAGGGCGTCACCCTGCTTCACTGCCACTTTGAAGGCGGCAGCTACGAGGGCTGGGCCCTCGACGCCAGCACCTTAAGCCGGTGCTCCTTCGATCAGGTCGTCATCGGCGACAACGAGTGGACGGACTGCCGTCTCAACGAGTGTGAACTCGATGGCCTGGCGGCCCAGGACTGGATGATGGAGCGCGTCACCTTCAAGGGCGGACGCTGGCAGAACGTCTCCATCGACGGCGGCGGCTGGTCCCATGTCACCCTGCGCGAGCTCATCCTCGACACCACCACCATCTCCGATGTCGACGCCAAGAACTGCTATCACGTCGAGACCGTGCTGCGCTCCACCGAGCTCCCGGACGGCTTCCTGGAGAAGAGCGGACGGCGCAAGGCCCTCTGA